A window of the Penaeus monodon isolate SGIC_2016 chromosome 11, NSTDA_Pmon_1, whole genome shotgun sequence genome harbors these coding sequences:
- the LOC119578732 gene encoding MKRN2 opposite strand protein-like: protein MNLDPGIVCYQHCEGRLFSFSLPSSCYLCGADLSVEPLTCPPFRLPYPFVRASQAPCSIVIKPTKGDFLHDYRSSNDLHIGVTDSEGRVFEYDHEGLHSDYTSSWTQSLAVSIISDPATGRLDPVWLEYWDFTLHTMAQDPTWAEDRYDETSFNCYSFVLEFLKKLGPPGIKTKGLSKTSLCEQLLVPHTTAAAKYISLYRKLRSQTVVAVPLMKQ from the exons ATGAATCTCGACCCGGGAATCGTGTGTTACCAGCACTGCGAAGGGCGTCTCTTTAGCTTCAGTCTCCCTTCCTCGTGTTACCTGTGCGGCGCTGACCTGTCCGTTGAACCCCTGACCTGTCCGCCCTTCAG gcTGCCGTATCCTTTCGTGCGGGCATCGCAAGCGCCTTGCTCCATTGTCATCAAACCCACTAAGGGCGACTTCTTACA TGACTACAGGAGCAGCAACGACCTTCACATTGGCGTAACGGACAGCGAGGGTCGTGTGTTCGAGTACGACCACGAGGGGCTACACTCTGACTACACCTCCTCCTGGACACAAAGCCTCGCCGTGTCAATCATAAGCGACCCTGCCACCGGCCGCCTAGACCCCGTGTGGCTCGAGTACTGGGACTTCACTCTGCACACTATGGCTCAGGATCCCACCTGGGCTGAAGACAG ATACGACGAGACGTCCTTCAACTGCTACTCCTTCGTGCTCGAGTTCCTGAAGAAGCTGGGTCCTCCTGGGATCAAGACGAAGGGACTCAGCAAGACGTCCCTTTGCGAGCAGCTCCTTGTCCCTCACACCACCGCCGCTGCCAAGTACATCTCTCTCTATCGGAAGCTGCGGTCCCAGACTGTGGTGGCCGTCCCGTTGATGAAACAGTGA
- the LOC119578351 gene encoding epidermal retinol dehydrogenase 2-like — MSGSAAEISVQRRASMPREEARKPKPVEGKDDKDSRNLKEKIVSRLKIVGRLVITVLLEFLKLNGKALYLLGKDILELAIPPKEKSLRGSLVLITGSGQNLGRELSLQLSQHGARLVLWDFNEDQNEETAKMIRDGGGEAHAFTCDVSDQRAVASVAAKVREEIGHPEIVINNAGTYCYKPFLTHSPEEISRLVSVNLLGNLWVTREFLGNMIDLGRGHVVSVSSILGFMGRNYVVPYCASKFGVKGMTEALAEEVRKSGKGQSICVTAVHPFLISNVSDVKPNLKFPSLFEVLTPTEAARRIIRGVRRNQEELFLPEKLKPLMVMSKVLPRSLRRLFGDYMEY; from the exons ATGTCGGGAAGCGCGGCCGAAATCAGCGTCCAGAGAAGAGCCTCGATGCCTCGCGAAGAAGCCAGGAAACCCAAGCCCGTCGAGGGGAAGGATGACAAAGACTCGAGGAATCTCAAGGAGAAGATAGTTAGTC GACTCAAGATTGTGGGTCGACTCGTCATAACAGTGCTGCTGGAGTTCCTAAAGCTGAACGGGAAGGCACTGTATCTGCTAGGGAAGGACATCCTTGAACTGGCTATTCCCCCAAAGGAAAAATCACTGCGCGGGTCGCTGGTGCTG ATCACAGGGTCGGGACAAAACCTAGGTCGTGAGTTGTCTCTTCAGCTTTCCCAACACGGCGCTAGACTCGTGCTTTGGGACTTCAATGAG GACCAGAACGAAGAGACGGCCAAGATGATCCGCGATGGAGGAGGCGAAGCACACGCTTTCACCTGCGACGTGTCTGACCAGAGAGCAGTCGCCTCCGTGGCTGCCAAG GTGAGGGAAGAGATCGGACACCCAGAGATCGTGATAAACAATGCAGGGACCTATTGCTACAAACCCTTCCTTACGCACTCGCCCGAGGAAATCAGCCGACTGGTCTCTGTCAACCTGCTGGGTAATCTGTGG GTGACGAGAGAATTCCTGGGCAACATGATAGACCTCGGCCGCGGACACGTCGTGAGCGTGTCGTCCATCCTCGGCTTCATGGGGAGGAACTACGTCGTGCCTTATTGTGCCTCCAAATTCGGCGTCAAAG gCATGACGGAGGCCCTGGCGGAGGAGGTGCGGAAGTCGGGGAAGGGGCAAAGCATCTGCGTCACGGCCGTccatcccttcctcatctccaatGTCAGTGACGTGAAGCCGAACCTCAA GTTCCCGTCACTGTTTGAGGTTCTGACGCCCACCGAGGCCGCCAGGAGGATCATCCGAGGCGTCAGGAGGAACCAGGAGGAGCTGTTCCTTCCCGAAAAACTCAAACCTCTGATGGTGATGTCGAA AGTGCTGCCCCGCAGCCTGCGGCGTCTCTTTGGAGACTATATGGAGTACTGA